AATCGTGCACAGCAGCAACGAGATTGCGAGCAGCGCCGCGGGCACGTGGCGCCACCGGCTGGGCCGGCTGGTCGCGACGCTCTCGAGCAGTTCGGTGTTGGTGAACTGCTGCAGCCGGCGACGCCTGCGGATCTGGGCGACGACGTACAACGCGACCAGCACCGCGACCACGATCAGGAACAGCAGGAACCACCACAGGTGGGTGAACCCCGAAAGCGAGACCGGCCCGAGCAGTGGAATCGTCATGTCAGCGGTGTCCTCAGTTCGGCAGCCGACGGTTGATGGCCAACGCCGCCAGGGTGGCCAGTGCCAGCGCCAGCGCACCGAGCCGCAGCCAGCCGATGCTCGCGTCGCCCCGGATGGTCTCGTAACCGATCTGCTGCTGCAGGTTCGCGTAGACCTGCCGTAACTGTTCGAGGCTCGACGCGGTGAACGCGTCGCCGCCGGACAGGTCCGCGATCTTCTTGAGCATCTCGTCGTCGACCGGCACCGGCTGGCGCTGGTCGTTGATCTCGACGTAGCCGTACGGGGTGCCGAACGAGATCGTCGAGATCGGCACGCCCTGGTCCTTGGCCGTGCGCGCGGCGGTGTAGGCGCCCTTGGGGTTGTCCGGGTTCGACGGCACCGTCTCCTTGCCGTCGGAGAACAGCACGATGCGCGCGGGCGGCGGCTCGTCACCGCCGCCGATCACGGCGCCGACCGTCGCGATCGCCTGCAGCGCAGTGAAAATGCCTTCACCGGTGGCGGTGCGGTCGGCGAACTGCAACTTGTCGATCGCGGCCTTGGTCGCCTCGCGGCCGGTGGTCGGCGAGACCAGCACGGTGGCCGTGCCCGCGTACGAGATCAGCCCGAGGTTGATGCCCGCGGTCAGCTCGTCGGCGAACTGCTTGGAGGCCTCCTGGGCCGCGGCCATCCGGTTGGGTGAGACGTCGGTGGCCCGCATCGACTGCGACACGTCCATCACCAGCATCACCACCGCGCGATTGCGCGGGATGCGCACATCGTGGGTGGGGCCGGCCATCGCGACCGTCAGGAACACCAGCGCGATCACCGTGAGGATGGCGGGCACATGCCGCCAGCGCGACGACCGTTTGGGCGCAACGCTTTCCAATAGCTCCATGTTGGCGAAGCGCAGCATCCGGCGGTGCCGGGCGAGCTGGACCACGATGTAGAGCCCGACGAGCCCGAGCACGACGAGCAGGAACAGGAAGAACCACGCGTTTTCGAAACCCGACAGGCTCATCGGTCCGAGCAACGGCAATGTCATATGCGCCTAATCATTTCGATCATCTCCGCGGCCACCGTCAACTAG
The window above is part of the Mycolicibacterium rutilum genome. Proteins encoded here:
- a CDS encoding VWA domain-containing protein codes for the protein MTLPLLGPMSLSGFENAWFFLFLLVVLGLVGLYIVVQLARHRRMLRFANMELLESVAPKRSSRWRHVPAILTVIALVFLTVAMAGPTHDVRIPRNRAVVMLVMDVSQSMRATDVSPNRMAAAQEASKQFADELTAGINLGLISYAGTATVLVSPTTGREATKAAIDKLQFADRTATGEGIFTALQAIATVGAVIGGGDEPPPARIVLFSDGKETVPSNPDNPKGAYTAARTAKDQGVPISTISFGTPYGYVEINDQRQPVPVDDEMLKKIADLSGGDAFTASSLEQLRQVYANLQQQIGYETIRGDASIGWLRLGALALALATLAALAINRRLPN